The Leadbettera azotonutricia ZAS-9 genome has a window encoding:
- a CDS encoding PTS sugar transporter subunit IIA, protein MGISENGESFGELIEHGGIYYKVPGANPKEALTALIGFLPRQEAIQNETLLNAVLEREALMSTSIGRGIALPHPRNPAVSKSEDQFAALAFLEHPVDWNALDGRPVDTLILIVSASAKLHLHTLSKITFFCQQDAFLKLLKKRVPKEDIIKFIKDTERDWK, encoded by the coding sequence ATGGGGATTTCAGAAAACGGCGAAAGCTTTGGAGAACTAATTGAACACGGAGGAATCTACTATAAGGTGCCAGGCGCCAATCCAAAGGAAGCGCTCACAGCCCTTATTGGGTTTCTGCCTCGCCAGGAAGCAATACAAAACGAAACCCTCCTCAACGCGGTGCTGGAGCGGGAAGCCCTCATGTCCACTTCTATAGGCAGGGGTATTGCCCTGCCCCATCCGAGGAACCCGGCTGTCAGCAAAAGCGAAGATCAATTTGCGGCCCTGGCCTTTCTGGAGCATCCTGTGGATTGGAATGCCCTGGACGGCAGGCCCGTTGACACCCTGATACTCATTGTTTCAGCCTCTGCAAAGCTTCATCTCCACACGCTTTCAAAAATCACCTTCTTCTGCCAGCAGGATGCATTTTTGAAACTCCTCAAAAAGAGGGTTCCCAAAGAGGATATCATCAAGTTCATTAAAGATACGGAACGGGACTGGAAATAG
- a CDS encoding Cna B-type domain-containing protein translates to MKKTTLFLIAVLAAFGLLFGGCANSLASLPEESSSSLGFVPPAPRQSEAGLSLVEPEDFAYNWLETALADPIWKQVPDISSLPKSYYAQFATFCARPAKDKPTINVWVKKDWGNETPQSISIQLYQNDVLYKTETGTGQGSIPALKYDDADKPYFEKASVPGRRLYSFANLPVYDSQGAKYVYSVKEAVPEGYVARYSEIDQANLAGGRVTITESTERVEFAKGLVSGGSDFYYVVRLENIKAPEKVSLTISKVWDDNNDFSELRPESISVTLKADGEAYGAYALSAPWTLAISDLPAVNEAGEPVSYSVTEAIPANYVLKSIVPEGNTITLTNAYSDEPPVPPVAIGEVKNLWVKKDWGTSPKTKITINVYQVINGVKSEEPCATKDSPDIAGVPLLSAYDARNSLVWDYSNADSRDLYQFLNIPIGTKENPIEYIVEEVVPAGYEVYLPWESNRAGMVTEGDYSQVKIDRYSKGVEYSAYNGVIEYYNNAFYYVVIFQNKLVK, encoded by the coding sequence ATGAAAAAGACAACCTTATTCCTGATTGCGGTTTTGGCGGCCTTCGGCCTGCTGTTTGGCGGATGCGCCAATAGTCTCGCATCCCTTCCGGAGGAGAGCTCCTCCAGTCTGGGGTTTGTTCCCCCCGCCCCCAGGCAGTCCGAAGCGGGACTCTCCCTGGTGGAGCCTGAGGACTTTGCCTACAACTGGCTCGAGACGGCCTTGGCCGACCCTATCTGGAAGCAGGTTCCCGATATTTCATCCCTTCCCAAGTCTTATTACGCCCAGTTCGCCACGTTCTGCGCCCGCCCTGCCAAGGACAAGCCCACGATCAATGTCTGGGTAAAGAAGGACTGGGGCAACGAAACCCCCCAATCGATAAGCATCCAGCTGTACCAGAACGATGTCCTCTACAAAACCGAGACCGGAACCGGCCAGGGCAGCATACCCGCCCTGAAATACGACGATGCGGACAAGCCCTATTTTGAGAAGGCTTCCGTGCCCGGCCGCCGCCTTTATTCCTTCGCCAATCTTCCCGTGTATGACAGCCAGGGCGCGAAATACGTCTATTCCGTTAAAGAAGCCGTTCCCGAAGGCTATGTCGCCCGGTACTCGGAAATCGACCAGGCCAACCTCGCCGGGGGCAGGGTAACGATTACCGAATCGACCGAAAGGGTCGAATTTGCCAAGGGCCTGGTTTCCGGGGGAAGCGATTTCTACTATGTGGTCCGCCTCGAAAACATCAAGGCCCCTGAAAAGGTCTCCCTGACGATCAGCAAGGTCTGGGACGACAATAACGACTTCTCCGAGCTGAGGCCTGAGTCCATCTCGGTGACCCTGAAGGCCGATGGCGAAGCTTATGGCGCCTACGCCCTGAGCGCCCCCTGGACCCTTGCCATCAGCGATCTGCCCGCGGTGAACGAAGCCGGCGAGCCTGTCAGCTACTCCGTGACCGAAGCCATCCCTGCCAATTATGTGCTGAAGAGCATAGTCCCCGAGGGGAACACCATCACCCTTACCAACGCGTATTCCGATGAGCCCCCTGTCCCCCCGGTCGCCATCGGCGAGGTCAAGAATCTCTGGGTCAAGAAAGACTGGGGCACCAGCCCGAAAACGAAAATAACGATCAATGTCTACCAGGTGATCAATGGCGTGAAATCGGAAGAGCCCTGCGCGACCAAGGATTCGCCGGACATAGCCGGCGTCCCGCTGCTTTCCGCCTACGATGCCCGCAACAGCCTTGTTTGGGACTATTCCAATGCGGACAGCCGGGATCTGTACCAGTTCCTTAACATCCCCATAGGAACCAAAGAGAACCCCATCGAATACATCGTCGAAGAAGTGGTGCCCGCAGGGTACGAAGTGTACCTTCCCTGGGAATCGAACCGGGCCGGCATGGTTACCGAAGGGGACTACAGCCAGGTGAAGATCGACCGGTACAGCAAGGGCGTGGAATACAGCGCGTACAACGGAGTTATCGAGTATTACAACAACGCCTTCTATTACGTGGTAATCTTCCAGAACAAGCTGGTTAAGTAG
- the tkt gene encoding transketolase, whose translation MDTKALEKVALSIRGLAMDAIQKANSGHPGVVLGAAELGAILYGELLRHDPSSPKWPDRDRFVLSAGHGSMFLYSLLHLSGYKGMGIDAIKSFRQVGSAAAGHPEYGAAEGIEMTTGPLGQGLATSVGMAIAETMLAARFNTSNHTIVDHYTYALAGDGCLQEGVSAEASSLAGHLGLGKLIVFYDSNKITIDGSTELSFTEDAAKRYEAYGWQVLKGSMYDFDGIAKLTAQAKAETKKPSLIILTSIIGKGAPTKQNTADIHGAPLGPEEIAAAKKALGIPEGPGGEFYVAPEAQSYFKAKQDEWKKTREKWQVNFDAWAKENPDKKKEWDAFYSGKAAAASLPSFAIGDKIATRTAGNKALAAIANTNLNLVGGAADLKGPNAVGLPNTTAYSASDRGGRYLHFGIREFGMAAIANGITLHGGFRSFCATFMVFSDYLRPALRLSALMKQPVIYVLTHDSIYVGEDGPTHQPIEHLAALRAIPNVRVLRPADAEETAEAWAMAMERTDGPICLALSRQNLTVFVKDDPEWKNSIRTGAYIAKKAAGKPDAVVIATGSEVSLALEAAEKSGKKVQVVSMISRELFESQPAAIRDAIVPPGARVIVCEAGISQGWERWAKSEDILSIDRFGESGPAPKVAEHLGFTSAALAAIISR comes from the coding sequence ATGGACACTAAAGCATTGGAAAAGGTTGCCCTTTCGATACGGGGCCTGGCGATGGACGCCATTCAGAAGGCCAATTCAGGCCACCCCGGGGTTGTTTTGGGCGCAGCGGAGCTGGGCGCAATCCTCTACGGCGAATTGCTCCGCCACGATCCCTCGTCGCCAAAATGGCCCGACCGGGATCGCTTCGTACTCTCGGCCGGGCATGGCTCCATGTTCCTCTATTCCCTGCTTCACCTTTCGGGTTACAAGGGCATGGGCATAGACGCGATTAAGAGCTTCAGGCAGGTGGGTTCCGCCGCCGCAGGCCACCCCGAATACGGCGCTGCCGAGGGTATCGAAATGACCACCGGCCCCCTGGGCCAGGGTCTTGCCACCTCTGTTGGCATGGCCATCGCCGAAACCATGCTGGCAGCCCGGTTCAACACCTCAAATCACACCATCGTGGATCATTACACCTACGCGCTGGCAGGGGACGGCTGTCTCCAGGAAGGAGTCTCCGCCGAAGCCTCTTCCCTGGCTGGCCACCTGGGCCTGGGCAAGCTCATCGTGTTTTATGATTCCAACAAGATCACCATAGACGGCAGTACTGAACTTTCATTCACCGAAGATGCGGCCAAACGCTACGAAGCCTACGGCTGGCAGGTGCTTAAAGGTTCCATGTACGATTTTGACGGCATTGCCAAGCTCACCGCCCAGGCCAAGGCAGAAACCAAAAAGCCCAGCCTCATCATACTCACGTCCATCATCGGAAAAGGGGCCCCCACCAAGCAGAACACCGCCGACATACACGGCGCGCCCCTTGGGCCCGAGGAAATTGCGGCGGCGAAAAAAGCCCTGGGCATCCCCGAAGGCCCTGGGGGCGAATTCTACGTTGCCCCGGAGGCCCAATCCTACTTCAAAGCCAAACAGGATGAATGGAAAAAGACCCGCGAAAAGTGGCAGGTCAATTTTGACGCCTGGGCCAAAGAAAACCCGGACAAGAAAAAGGAATGGGACGCCTTCTATTCAGGAAAGGCTGCCGCCGCAAGCCTCCCCAGCTTTGCCATAGGCGATAAGATCGCCACCCGTACTGCGGGCAACAAAGCCCTGGCGGCAATCGCCAATACAAACCTCAACCTCGTGGGCGGCGCCGCAGACCTCAAGGGCCCCAACGCCGTGGGCCTCCCCAATACCACCGCCTATTCAGCCTCTGACAGGGGCGGCAGATATCTTCACTTCGGCATCAGGGAATTCGGCATGGCGGCCATTGCCAACGGCATCACCCTTCACGGTGGTTTCCGCTCCTTCTGCGCAACCTTCATGGTGTTCTCGGATTACCTTCGCCCTGCACTGCGCCTTTCAGCCCTGATGAAGCAGCCCGTAATTTACGTCCTTACCCACGACTCCATCTATGTCGGCGAGGACGGCCCCACCCACCAGCCCATTGAACATCTGGCGGCTCTCAGGGCCATCCCCAATGTGCGGGTGCTCCGCCCTGCGGACGCCGAAGAAACCGCCGAAGCCTGGGCCATGGCCATGGAACGGACAGACGGCCCCATTTGCCTTGCCCTCTCCCGCCAGAACCTCACGGTCTTTGTCAAGGACGACCCGGAATGGAAAAACTCCATCCGCACCGGCGCGTACATCGCCAAAAAAGCCGCAGGCAAACCTGACGCGGTGGTCATAGCCACCGGTTCCGAGGTGAGCCTCGCCCTTGAGGCGGCCGAGAAATCAGGGAAAAAGGTTCAGGTGGTTTCGATGATCAGCAGGGAACTCTTTGAGTCCCAACCCGCTGCTATCAGGGACGCGATAGTCCCCCCCGGCGCACGGGTCATAGTCTGCGAAGCAGGCATCAGCCAAGGCTGGGAACGCTGGGCAAAGAGCGAAGACATACTCAGCATAGACCGCTTCGGCGAATCAGGCCCCGCCCCGAAAGTGGCGGAACACCTGGGCTTCACATCAGCGGCCCTGGCTGCGATTATCAGCCGCTAG
- a CDS encoding plasmid pRiA4b ORF-3 family protein: MTYSQEDALYDFLDNTTEPFDLEEVVAFVRMVDPKRPSRLADETAAFLESRRLAFRTQERQWLSRRGCFEGASFVISPTRLELLNGILIPGHRCLPFANPEILPQDYSFSWNGAAIPFTNTEGEPEEFYPYYSIFGEEYAPQYIARDNPENEEAFNSDPYDDPAEVSIRTLDMRNIYRETSFVPGDRFVARTLDWRKGSFTLEKANKDEWAAGDLYAWFEAAEAGFEESFRTLGPGPSTEDQIAFAYWCGGRRMREVPAYSLEEFLYEKTDKIETAAYGIETRFWYAGREIPDRKDLDTTQARPDRTGVEDLLWEKKIPVSEYVIQSYIRDSFYRGEKNFSALIERLVPPSVGMEAKERKKLENYFAHVEEEFRSNYNPFTDKAMAPIRQRVGELHTAVIDLAAKLSRGDVDQSWLPKHTFIVLSQIQSHAAGVMEDLDIDDPPPDDELEAMDNSLDSMIETYEDIRELIDEALESFRRNKLTLVRPGSVLGSERLIQLSVGGTEVWRRVIVTEASRLEDLHRIIQVIFGWKNSQIHQFSSEKVMDTNPSIKELGDLGVKELLYEYGTKWTVRVMLLSRYETGEKKPIRCVAGEGAAPPEYIGGPLRFRRFISALEGGNDAERKGAAEELGRDFKPEDFDLEACNQRLNSGLASKRRD; encoded by the coding sequence ATGACCTATAGCCAGGAAGACGCCCTCTACGATTTTCTCGACAACACCACCGAACCCTTCGATCTTGAAGAGGTGGTGGCCTTTGTCCGCATGGTCGATCCCAAGCGGCCCAGCAGACTCGCGGACGAAACAGCGGCCTTTCTGGAATCCAGGCGCCTGGCTTTCCGGACGCAGGAGCGGCAGTGGCTCTCCAGGCGGGGCTGTTTCGAGGGCGCGTCTTTTGTGATAAGCCCCACCAGGCTCGAACTCCTCAACGGCATACTGATTCCCGGGCACCGCTGCCTGCCTTTTGCCAATCCGGAAATTTTGCCCCAGGACTATAGCTTTTCCTGGAATGGCGCAGCCATCCCCTTCACCAATACTGAAGGAGAACCTGAGGAATTCTATCCTTATTACAGCATCTTTGGGGAGGAGTACGCCCCCCAGTACATTGCCAGGGACAATCCCGAAAACGAAGAGGCCTTCAACTCGGACCCCTATGATGATCCTGCCGAGGTTTCTATCCGTACCCTGGACATGCGGAACATATACCGTGAAACGTCCTTTGTCCCCGGGGACCGTTTTGTAGCCAGAACCCTGGATTGGCGAAAGGGGAGCTTTACCCTGGAAAAGGCGAATAAAGACGAATGGGCTGCTGGGGATCTCTATGCATGGTTTGAAGCGGCCGAAGCGGGCTTCGAGGAATCTTTCCGTACCCTGGGCCCCGGGCCGAGCACTGAGGATCAGATAGCCTTTGCCTACTGGTGCGGGGGCCGGCGCATGAGAGAAGTGCCCGCCTATTCCCTGGAAGAATTCCTCTACGAAAAAACCGACAAAATCGAGACTGCCGCTTACGGCATAGAAACCCGCTTCTGGTATGCGGGCAGGGAAATCCCGGACCGAAAAGATCTGGATACTACCCAGGCCAGGCCCGACAGAACCGGGGTTGAGGATCTTCTCTGGGAAAAGAAGATCCCTGTTTCCGAATATGTCATACAATCCTATATACGCGATTCCTTCTACAGGGGGGAAAAAAACTTTTCCGCTCTTATAGAGCGGCTCGTGCCGCCCAGCGTGGGGATGGAAGCCAAAGAGCGGAAAAAGCTCGAAAACTACTTTGCCCATGTGGAAGAAGAATTCCGCAGCAATTACAACCCCTTTACCGATAAGGCAATGGCGCCCATACGCCAGCGTGTGGGCGAACTCCATACCGCGGTAATAGACCTGGCCGCAAAACTCAGCCGGGGGGATGTGGATCAATCCTGGCTCCCCAAGCATACCTTCATCGTGCTTTCGCAAATACAAAGCCATGCGGCAGGGGTAATGGAAGATCTTGATATTGACGATCCCCCTCCCGATGACGAGCTTGAAGCCATGGATAATTCACTGGACTCCATGATCGAGACCTATGAAGATATACGGGAACTCATTGACGAAGCCCTCGAAAGCTTCAGGCGGAACAAGCTTACCCTCGTAAGGCCCGGAAGCGTCCTTGGATCTGAACGGCTCATCCAGCTTAGCGTTGGCGGCACCGAAGTCTGGCGGCGGGTCATCGTCACTGAGGCTTCGAGGCTTGAAGACCTCCACCGCATCATCCAGGTTATCTTTGGCTGGAAGAATTCCCAGATCCACCAGTTCAGCTCGGAAAAAGTCATGGATACCAACCCTTCGATAAAAGAGCTGGGGGATCTGGGGGTCAAGGAGCTCCTCTACGAATACGGAACCAAGTGGACAGTGAGGGTCATGCTCCTTTCGCGGTATGAGACAGGCGAGAAGAAACCGATCCGATGCGTTGCGGGTGAGGGGGCAGCCCCCCCCGAGTACATAGGTGGCCCTTTACGGTTCAGGAGGTTCATCTCCGCCCTTGAAGGGGGGAATGACGCCGAACGCAAGGGGGCGGCAGAGGAACTGGGGAGGGATTTCAAACCCGAAGATTTTGATTTGGAAGCCTGCAACCAGAGGCTCAATTCGGGGCTGGCCTCAAAAAGGCGTGATTGA
- a CDS encoding Gfo/Idh/MocA family protein produces MLNVGLISSWHVHAEGYAKELAASGKAKNVVLWDENPEKGRAKAATWKVEFEADYDKFIARKDFSAVVCGSPTTMHPSLLSKAAAAGKDIFTEKLLAVTTADAEKLAAEIKKAGVVFTISLPLRANPAVLYVKKLVDSGSLGRVTGARFRRSHSGVSDRWLPDYWFDVSKTGGGAMMDLGAHPVYLLSFLFGAPKRLTALTSKPFNTSSDENAIGIAEFKDGILGMMETAFVTYGVPDLLEVYGTEGSVFMEGSEVRVTTKALDAIAYADAKPKTLPPANPTPLMQFVDACINRTGSPEYFGLDDAVLMTRMIEAVYRSDQSGQTIVF; encoded by the coding sequence ATGCTGAATGTGGGGTTGATCAGTTCCTGGCATGTGCATGCTGAAGGGTATGCCAAGGAGTTGGCGGCGAGCGGAAAGGCGAAGAATGTGGTGCTTTGGGACGAAAATCCTGAGAAGGGAAGGGCCAAGGCTGCTACATGGAAGGTTGAATTCGAGGCGGATTATGACAAATTCATAGCCCGCAAGGATTTTAGCGCCGTGGTGTGCGGTTCTCCGACCACTATGCACCCCAGTTTGCTGTCAAAAGCGGCGGCGGCGGGGAAGGATATATTCACCGAGAAGCTTTTGGCGGTCACAACGGCGGATGCCGAGAAGCTGGCAGCCGAAATTAAGAAGGCGGGGGTGGTTTTCACCATTTCCCTGCCTCTCAGGGCGAATCCTGCGGTACTTTACGTGAAGAAGCTTGTGGATTCGGGCAGCCTGGGCAGGGTAACCGGGGCAAGGTTCCGCCGCAGCCACAGCGGGGTGAGCGACCGCTGGCTTCCTGATTACTGGTTTGATGTTTCCAAGACCGGGGGCGGGGCCATGATGGATCTGGGGGCCCACCCGGTGTATTTGCTTTCTTTCCTTTTCGGCGCGCCGAAACGGCTCACCGCCCTGACATCGAAGCCTTTCAATACCTCATCCGACGAGAACGCCATCGGGATTGCGGAATTCAAGGATGGGATTCTGGGTATGATGGAGACTGCTTTTGTTACTTACGGGGTGCCCGATCTCCTTGAAGTGTACGGAACCGAGGGGTCGGTGTTCATGGAAGGGTCCGAGGTGCGGGTTACTACCAAGGCCCTGGACGCCATTGCGTACGCCGATGCCAAGCCAAAGACGCTTCCGCCGGCCAATCCCACGCCGCTCATGCAGTTCGTGGACGCCTGTATAAACCGTACCGGAAGCCCTGAATATTTTGGATTGGATGATGCGGTACTTATGACCCGGATGATCGAAGCGGTGTACCGCTCCGACCAGTCCGGGCAGACGATTGTTTTCTAG
- a CDS encoding glucose-6-phosphate isomerase family protein has protein sequence MYNQFTKFPTAPGLYYPVLLEGLACSSYAHRSINTGKIPMVSFFVFRGDAGHNYATIETKGYRKLVVEGSDGKPQMIDNPKWVQ, from the coding sequence CTGTATAATCAGTTTACCAAATTTCCAACAGCCCCAGGTCTTTACTATCCAGTTCTTCTAGAGGGCTTAGCCTGTAGCAGTTATGCCCACCGCAGCATAAATACCGGGAAAATTCCCATGGTTTCTTTTTTTGTCTTCCGCGGAGATGCCGGCCATAATTACGCCACCATCGAAACAAAGGGATATCGCAAACTTGTGGTCGAAGGCAGTGACGGCAAGCCGCAAATGATAGATAATCCTAAATGGGTGCAATAA